Within Pseudomonas brassicacearum, the genomic segment CAATGTCGCCGTGCTGGGCCACGGCCATCCACGTATGGCGGCAGTGGCTGCCCGGCAGTGGTCGCTGCTCAATACCAACTCGCGTTTCCACTATGCGGCGGTTGCCGAATTCTCCGAACGTCTGCTGGCATTGTCGCCGTCCAGCATGGACCGGGTGTTCCTGGTCAACAGCGGCACCGAGGCCAACGACCTGGCGATCCGCCTGGCCTGGGCCTACAGCGGCGGGCGGGACATGCTCAGTGTATTGGAGGCCTATCACGGCTGGTCGGTGGCGGCCGATGCGGTCTCGACGTCCATTGCCGACAACCCCCAGGCCCTGAGCAGTCGCCCGGACTGGGTGCATCCAGTGACCGCCCCAAACACCTATCGCGGCGAATTCCGTGGCCTCCACACTGCGCCGGACTACGTGCGCAGCGTCGAACATAACCTGGCGAAAATCGCCAAGAACAAGCGCCAGCTCGCCGGTTTCATCTGCGAACCGGTGTACGGCAACGCGGGGGGGATCGCGCTGCCGCCCGGTTACCTGAAACGGGTCTACGCGATGGTGCGCGAGCGTGGTGGGGTCTGCATCGCCGACGAAGTACAGGTCGGTTACGGGCGCATGGGCGAGTTTTTCTGGGGCTTCGAAGAGCAAGGCGTGGTGCCGGACATCATCACCATGGCCAAGGGCATGGGTAACGGCCAGCCGTTGGGCGCGGTCATCACCCGCCGGGAAATCGCCGAGGCGCTGGAAGCCGAGGGCTACTTCTTCTCGTCGGCCGGAGGCAGCCCGGTCAGTTGCCAGATCGGCATGGCGGTGCTGGATGTCATGGAAGAAGAAAATCTCTGGGAAAACGCCCGGGTGGTGGGTGGGCATTTCAAGGCTCGGCTGGAGGCCTTGATCGACCGCTATCCATTGGTCGGTGCGGTGCATGGCTCGGGGTTCTACCTGGGTGTGGAACTGATCCGCGACCGCGACACGTTGGAGCCGGCCACCGAAGAAACCACGGCGCTGTGCAATCGCCTGCGCGCGTTGGGGATATTCATGCAACCGACCGGCGATTACCTGAACATCCTCAAGATCAAACCGCCGATGGTCACCACGCGCCAGAGCGTGGATTTCTTCGTCGACATGCTGATGAAGGTACTGGACGAGGGGCTGTAATCGATCTGGAATGCAGGCTGTAAAGCTGTGTTCCCCACAGGTTTTTTCGTCATAAGATCGATTTTTGTCGGTGTTTTAAGATGCTTTTTGATTGGTCGCGATTTTTTGTACTTTATTAGTCGATATTTATCGTTTATAAGGTTGCCACTTGCCCGTCGCCCAGGAGATGACCCATGACAACGTTGCACAGCACTCCCCGCGCGGATGGTTTCCATATGCCTGCCGAGTGGGCGACCCAGACCCAGGTCTGGATGATCTGGCCCGAGCGTCCGGACAACTGGCGCCTGGGCGGCAAGCCCGCGCAGGCCGCCCACGTCGCGGTCGCCAAGGCCATCGCCCGTTTTGAACCGGTGACCGTGGCGGTGTCTGCGGCCCAATACGAAAATGCCCGGGCGCGTCTCGACGTGCCGAATATCCGCCTGGTGGAAATGTCCAGCGACGACGCCTGGGTTCGCGACACCGGCCCCACGTTCGTGATCAACGACAGTGGTGAAGTGCGTGGTGTCGATTGGGATTTCAACGCCTGGGGCGGTTTCGACGGTGGCCTGTATGCGCCGTGGAACCGTGATGCGCAAGTGGCCGGCAAAATCCTCGAGATCGAGCGCAGCCCGCGTTATCGCACCGAAGGTTTTGTGCTTGAGGGCGGCTCGATCCATGTGGATGGCGAAGGCACCCTGATCACCACCGAAGAGTGCCTGCTCAACCGCAATCGCAACCCGCACTTGAGCCGTGAAGAGATCGAGGCAGTGCTCAGCGCGCAGTTGGCAGTGGACAAGATCATCTGGCTGCCTGATGGGCTGTTCAATGACGAAACCGACGGCCACGTGGATAACTTTTGCTGCTACGTGCGGCCGGGCGAAGTCCTGCTTGCATGGACCGACGACCCGCAAGACCCGAACTACACCCGCTGCCACGCGGCAATGAACGTGCTGCAAAACAGCACTGACGCCAAGGGACGCCCGTTCACAGTGCACAAAATGCCAATTCCGGGGCCGTTGTACGCCACCGAGGAAGAATGCGCTGGCGTCGATGCGGTAGAAGGTTCCCAAGAGCGCAACCCAACCGTGCGCCTGGCCGGGTCCTATGTGAATTTCCTGATCGTCAACGGCGGCATCATTGCCCCACGTTTTGACGATCCGCTGGACGCACCGGCCAGGGACATCCTGCAGAACCTGTTCCCGCAACACGAAGTGGTCATGGTGCCAGGGCGCGAACTGTTACTGGGAGGCGGTAATATCCATTGCCTTACTCAACAGCAACCCGCACCGCGGGCAAAATGAGTGGCGATGTAACAGCAGGGTGATATCGACGGCTCCGGCTCCAAGTCGGCGTTTTTGGATCCACCCTGGCAAGCCCGCGGCCCAGTTGGGTCGTGGGCTTTTTTTGTGCCTGTTTATGGCTGTCATGGATACATTGGCATAGCTCTTGTATCAGCATCCCAGCAGTTTCAGGAGCGCAACTGCGTTGTTTTGTCATAAACCTTGGATAAATTGGCCGCTCATCAACCAGGAGAGGGCGCTGGAATGAATATGACAAGCGAGCGCACATGCCATCCCTTGGCCATTAATGGTGAGTCGCTTCAAGCCTTGGCGCAGTGGTTGAAGTCCAATGGAACGCGTCAGATCAGGGAACCTGATCCGCGCCGGATGATCGTTGAGCGTTACCCCGCTGGCCTGTTCAGCGAGGCGGAGCTGGAAGCGCTGTGGGATGTGATGCAAGGATAGAATTCGACGGATTGATAAAGGCGCTGGCCGGGATGGCAGCGCTTTTTTTATGTCCGCTGGCTTTCGAATCCACACAAGTCACTGTGTGCGAGCTTGCTCGCGATAGCGGTGGATCAATAACACTGCTGTTGACTGACACACTGCCATCGCGAGCAAGCTCGCTCCCACAGGGGGCGGTGTTTAATTCAGTGAGGCATTCGACCGATCCACGAAACACACTGAAAACCGTTCCAGCGTTTTTGCGCAGCGCTCTCAAGGCTACCCTGCTGCCATCCAATCCCCATGGTTAGCGGAGTCCTCATGGCCACTCTTCATTATATCTACGACCCACTGTGCGGCTGGTGCTACGGCGCCAAGCCGTTGGTGCAGGCCGCCCGGGCCGTTTTGCCGGTCATTGCCCATGGCGGAGGCATGATGACCGGTGCCAATCGCCAGCAGGTCTCGCCGCAACTGCGCAATTATGTGATGCCCCACGACCGGCGCATCGCTGAATATTCCGGGCAGCCATTTGGCGAGGCCTATTTCGAAGGTTTGCTGCGTGACCACAGCGCCGTGTTCGATTCGGCGCCGCCGACCGCCGCCATCCTCGCTGCCGAACAGCTCG encodes:
- the aguA gene encoding agmatine deiminase; this encodes MTTLHSTPRADGFHMPAEWATQTQVWMIWPERPDNWRLGGKPAQAAHVAVAKAIARFEPVTVAVSAAQYENARARLDVPNIRLVEMSSDDAWVRDTGPTFVINDSGEVRGVDWDFNAWGGFDGGLYAPWNRDAQVAGKILEIERSPRYRTEGFVLEGGSIHVDGEGTLITTEECLLNRNRNPHLSREEIEAVLSAQLAVDKIIWLPDGLFNDETDGHVDNFCCYVRPGEVLLAWTDDPQDPNYTRCHAAMNVLQNSTDAKGRPFTVHKMPIPGPLYATEEECAGVDAVEGSQERNPTVRLAGSYVNFLIVNGGIIAPRFDDPLDAPARDILQNLFPQHEVVMVPGRELLLGGGNIHCLTQQQPAPRAK